A region of Subdoligranulum variabile DNA encodes the following proteins:
- a CDS encoding alpha-amylase family glycosyl hydrolase, whose amino-acid sequence MWYNEAVVYQIYPLGLCGAPLQNDGDTAQSEQHRLLRVLDWVEHIRDLGATCVLFNPLFESDAHGYDTRDYTKVDCRLGTNEDLKKVVDALHQAGIRVLLDGVFNHVGRGFWAFRDVQEKKWDSPYKDWFHISFDGNTNYNDGFWYEAWEGCNELVKLNLQNPAVKQYLFDVVRGWVRDYDIDGLRLDVAYCLDLGFLAELRSLANEVKPEFVLVGETLHGDYNRWMNDHACHSVTNYECYKGLYSSFNTGNMHEISYSLNRQFGSEPWCLYTGKHLLSFVDNHDVTRVATILTDKACLRPLYGLLFGMPGVPAIYYGSEWGIEGDKKNGDPTLRPAIEKPEENELTQWISLLAQARTSSPALCNGSYRNVLVQPKQLIFERRTDEERVLVAINADGAPYVAHFDAGCGMAMDLITGEPHDFGGGSELPPYSCAFWKMER is encoded by the coding sequence ATGTGGTACAATGAAGCTGTGGTCTATCAGATCTACCCGCTGGGACTCTGCGGTGCGCCGCTGCAAAATGACGGAGATACGGCCCAGTCGGAACAGCACCGGTTGTTGCGGGTGTTGGACTGGGTGGAGCATATCCGGGATCTGGGGGCTACCTGTGTGCTCTTCAACCCGCTGTTTGAGAGCGACGCCCACGGGTACGACACCCGGGATTATACCAAGGTGGATTGCCGCCTGGGCACCAACGAGGATCTGAAGAAGGTCGTGGATGCACTGCATCAGGCGGGCATCCGGGTGCTGCTGGACGGTGTATTCAACCATGTGGGCCGTGGTTTCTGGGCGTTCCGGGATGTACAGGAAAAAAAGTGGGACAGCCCTTACAAAGATTGGTTCCACATCAGTTTTGACGGCAATACCAATTACAACGATGGTTTCTGGTACGAGGCATGGGAAGGCTGCAATGAGCTGGTGAAGCTCAACCTCCAGAACCCGGCGGTGAAACAGTATCTGTTTGACGTGGTGCGCGGCTGGGTCAGGGACTATGACATCGACGGTCTGCGTCTCGACGTGGCCTACTGCCTGGATCTGGGGTTCCTGGCGGAACTGCGCTCTCTGGCCAATGAAGTCAAGCCGGAGTTTGTGCTGGTGGGTGAGACGCTGCATGGCGATTATAACCGTTGGATGAATGACCATGCCTGCCACAGCGTAACCAACTACGAGTGCTACAAGGGGCTGTATTCCAGCTTCAACACCGGCAATATGCACGAAATCAGCTATAGTCTCAACCGGCAGTTCGGCTCGGAGCCCTGGTGCCTTTATACCGGCAAGCACCTGCTCAGTTTTGTGGACAACCACGACGTCACCCGTGTGGCGACGATTCTGACCGACAAGGCGTGCCTCAGGCCGCTGTATGGCCTGCTCTTTGGTATGCCGGGTGTTCCGGCGATCTACTACGGCAGTGAGTGGGGGATCGAAGGCGACAAGAAAAACGGCGATCCCACCCTCCGCCCGGCCATTGAGAAGCCGGAAGAAAACGAGCTGACGCAGTGGATTTCGCTGCTGGCCCAGGCTCGTACGTCCAGCCCAGCCCTCTGCAACGGCAGCTACCGCAATGTGTTGGTGCAGCCCAAACAACTGATCTTTGAGCGCCGCACCGACGAGGAACGGGTCCTGGTGGCGATCAATGCTGACGGTGCACCGTATGTGGCCCACTTTGATGCGGGCTGCGGTATGGCGATGGATCTCATCACCGGGGAGCCCCATGACTTTGGCGGCGGCAGTGAATTGCCTCCCTACAGCTGCGCTTTCTGGAAGATGGAACGCTGA
- a CDS encoding glutamate synthase subunit beta has product MGKPTGFMEIKRQNSLELPPEERIQNFKEFHLPLLAEEQQAQGARCMDCGVPFCQSGMLLGGMFSGCPLNNLIPEWNDLIYQGKWNLAVHRLIATNRYPEFTSRVCPALCEAACTCGMTTGDPVTVKENERAIVEYGYESGAIHAVPPPTRTGKKVAVVGAGPAGLSVADLLNKRGHRVTIYEREDRVGGLLMYGIPNMKLEKWVIDRRVKILQDEGIEFVMNANVGGNISAEDLKSQYDAVVLCCGAKQARDINAPGRDAGNIYFAVDYLTSVTRSLLDSNFADGKAISAEGKRVLVIGGGDTGNDCVGTAIRQGCESVLQLEMMPCPPAERAPGNDWPEWPRVLKTDYGQQEAIAKFGSDPRVYQTTVKEFYKNEAGQVCGALLEKLESQVVDGRRQMVPTGEEFSVDCDLVLIAAGFVGCESYVADAFGVDLTARGVVADDHYATNVPGVFACGDMRRGQSLVVWALREGRDTAAVVDKSLMGYTNL; this is encoded by the coding sequence ATGGGTAAACCGACAGGATTTATGGAGATCAAGCGGCAGAACAGCCTGGAACTGCCGCCTGAAGAACGTATTCAGAATTTCAAGGAGTTTCATCTGCCCCTTCTGGCGGAAGAACAGCAGGCACAGGGTGCACGCTGCATGGATTGCGGTGTTCCCTTCTGCCAGAGCGGTATGCTGCTGGGCGGTATGTTCAGCGGCTGCCCGCTGAACAACCTGATCCCTGAATGGAATGACCTGATCTACCAGGGCAAGTGGAATCTGGCGGTGCATCGTCTGATTGCCACCAACCGCTACCCCGAATTCACCAGCCGGGTCTGCCCCGCCCTGTGCGAGGCTGCCTGCACCTGCGGCATGACCACCGGCGACCCGGTCACCGTCAAGGAGAACGAACGGGCCATCGTGGAATACGGCTATGAAAGCGGTGCCATCCATGCGGTTCCTCCGCCGACCCGCACCGGCAAAAAGGTTGCGGTCGTGGGCGCCGGCCCCGCCGGCCTCTCGGTGGCCGATCTTCTGAACAAGCGCGGTCACAGGGTCACCATCTATGAGCGCGAGGATCGCGTGGGCGGCCTGCTGATGTACGGCATCCCCAACATGAAGCTGGAGAAATGGGTCATCGACCGTCGTGTGAAGATCCTGCAGGACGAAGGCATCGAATTTGTCATGAACGCCAATGTAGGCGGCAATATCAGTGCCGAAGATCTGAAGTCCCAGTACGACGCCGTGGTGCTCTGCTGCGGTGCCAAGCAGGCCCGTGACATCAACGCTCCGGGCCGGGACGCGGGCAACATCTACTTTGCGGTGGATTACCTGACCAGCGTGACCCGCAGTCTGCTGGATTCCAACTTTGCTGACGGCAAGGCCATCAGCGCCGAAGGCAAGCGGGTGCTGGTCATCGGCGGCGGCGATACCGGCAACGACTGTGTGGGTACGGCCATCCGCCAGGGCTGCGAGAGTGTGCTGCAGTTGGAAATGATGCCCTGCCCGCCCGCCGAACGTGCGCCCGGCAATGACTGGCCGGAATGGCCCCGTGTGTTGAAGACGGACTACGGTCAGCAGGAAGCCATCGCCAAGTTCGGCAGCGATCCCCGCGTCTATCAGACCACCGTGAAGGAGTTCTATAAGAACGAAGCCGGGCAGGTCTGTGGTGCTTTGCTGGAAAAGCTGGAGAGCCAGGTCGTGGACGGACGCCGCCAGATGGTCCCCACCGGTGAAGAATTCAGTGTGGACTGCGATCTCGTTCTGATTGCCGCGGGTTTTGTGGGTTGTGAATCCTACGTAGCCGACGCCTTCGGCGTGGATCTGACGGCCCGCGGCGTAGTGGCAGATGACCACTATGCCACCAATGTTCCCGGTGTCTTTGCCTGCGGCGATATGCGCCGTGGTCAGAGCCTGGTTGTCTGGGCCCTGCGGGAGGGCCGCGACACGGCCGCCGTGGTGGATAAGAGCCTGATGGGCTATACCAACCTGTAA
- the gltB gene encoding glutamate synthase large subunit, protein MENFTERKAPAGLYDPRFEHDNCGIGAVVDIKGRKTHKTIEDALQIVEHLEHRAGKDAEGKTGDGVGILTQISDKFFQKVAAELGIELGKEREYGIGMFFFPQDELRRNQAKKLFEIVCKKEGLPFLGWREVPICPEVLGHKARDCMPSIWQGFVGKPARLETGIAFDRRLYVARRVFEQSSPDTYVCSLSSRTIVYKGMFLVKELRLFYPDLQDTDYESAIGMVHSRFSTNTAPSWNRAHPNRLILHNGEINTIRGNVDTMLAREETIGSNYLKDDMTKVLPIVNQGGSDSAMLDNTLEFMVMNGMDLPLAVMVTIPEPWSNNQAMDSKKRDFYQYYATMLEPWDGPASILFSDGDVMGAVLDRNGLRPSRYYITKDGRLILSSEVGVLDIPASEIVRKDRLRPGKMLLVDTQKGELVDDEKLKDDYASRQPYGEWLDRNLVNLSSLKVPNKRAPIYDKEQLVQLQKAFGYRYEDVSTIILPMAKNGGEPAGAMGSDTPLAVLSHTRPSLFEYFKQMFAQVTNPPIDALREKIVTSTTVYVGAQGNLLEEEADNCKVLKIDNPILTETDLLKIKSMNVPGFKVETLSICYYKNTDLEKAIERLFVDVDRAYRDGANILILSDREIDEYHVAIPSLLAVGAVSKYLVRTRKRTAMALILESGEPRLVHDFATLLGYGASAINPYLAQQTIGNLIDEGLLDKDYYAAVQDYNKAVLAGIVKIASKMGISTIQSYAGSQIFEALGLSKEVVDKYFTNTISRVGGITIHDIQDDLEARHQEAFDPLGLDINRELPSLGAHKFRSGPAAEQHLYNPQTIHLLQQACWTGNYDTFKQYTKAVANEGGDEMHLRSLLEFNYPEQGIPLEEVESVESIVKRFKTAAMSYGALSEEAHECMAIAMNRLGGKSNTGEGGEAEDRYGTERNSAIKQVASARFGVTSKYLVSASEIQIKMAQGAKPGEGGQLPGGKVYPWVAKTRNSTTGVGLISPPPHHDVYSIEDLAQLIYDLKCANRKAAINVKLVSEAGVGTIAAGVAKAGAEVILISGFDGGTGAAPRNSIHNAGLPWELGIAEAHQCLIMNGLRSRVRIEADSKLMSGRDVAIAALLGAEEFGFGTGPLVVMGCVMMRVCNLDTCPMGICTQNPELRKRFKGKPEYVMNFMRFMAEELREYMAKLGVHTVDELVGRTDLLKVKAVPAGSRASELDLSALLSNPLVPDTNIHFDPKAVYNFGLEKTPDMRVLMKKFKKSFDMAEPKPMTVTLDVGNTDRAFGTIFGSEITAKFGNTLPDDTFHVLCHGYGGQSFGAFLPKGLTLELVGDSNDYMGKGLSGGKLIVYPPQDASFDRSENIVIGNVALYGATGGKAFINGVAGERFCVRNSGATAVVEGVGDHGCEYMTGGTVVVLGKTGKNFAAGMSGGIAYVLDEDWDFYKRVNKDMVSLEPVEHKYDVSLLKDLIREHVELTGSPRGKEILENFGEYLPKFKKVLPHDYDKMLRLIAQMEEKGEDSEQAQIEAFYAMKNAK, encoded by the coding sequence ATGGAGAATTTTACCGAACGCAAAGCCCCTGCCGGTCTGTACGACCCGCGCTTTGAACACGACAACTGTGGCATCGGCGCTGTGGTCGATATCAAAGGCCGCAAGACCCATAAAACCATCGAGGACGCACTGCAGATCGTCGAACATCTGGAGCATCGCGCCGGCAAGGATGCCGAGGGCAAAACCGGTGACGGTGTCGGCATCCTGACGCAGATCAGTGACAAGTTCTTCCAGAAAGTAGCGGCCGAGCTCGGCATTGAGCTGGGCAAGGAGCGGGAATATGGCATTGGCATGTTCTTTTTCCCGCAGGACGAACTGCGCCGCAATCAGGCCAAGAAACTGTTTGAGATCGTCTGCAAAAAAGAGGGCCTGCCGTTCCTCGGCTGGCGCGAAGTGCCCATCTGCCCCGAAGTGCTGGGCCACAAGGCCCGGGACTGCATGCCCAGCATCTGGCAGGGCTTTGTGGGCAAACCGGCCCGTCTGGAAACCGGCATCGCCTTTGACCGCCGCCTCTACGTGGCGCGCCGCGTCTTTGAGCAGTCCAGCCCCGACACCTACGTCTGCAGCCTGTCCAGCCGTACCATCGTGTACAAGGGCATGTTCCTGGTCAAGGAGCTGCGCCTGTTCTACCCCGACCTGCAGGATACCGATTATGAGTCCGCCATCGGCATGGTACACAGCCGGTTCTCCACCAACACGGCCCCCAGCTGGAATCGCGCCCATCCCAACCGCCTGATCCTGCACAACGGTGAAATCAACACCATCCGCGGAAACGTGGACACCATGCTGGCTCGTGAGGAAACCATCGGCTCCAATTACCTGAAAGATGACATGACCAAGGTGCTGCCCATCGTCAACCAGGGCGGTTCCGACTCGGCCATGCTGGACAACACCCTGGAATTCATGGTCATGAACGGCATGGATCTGCCTCTGGCTGTGATGGTGACCATTCCCGAGCCCTGGAGCAACAACCAGGCCATGGACTCCAAGAAGCGGGACTTCTACCAGTATTATGCCACCATGCTGGAGCCCTGGGACGGCCCCGCCAGCATTCTGTTCAGCGACGGCGACGTGATGGGCGCCGTACTGGACCGCAACGGTCTGCGCCCCAGCCGCTACTACATCACCAAGGATGGCCGACTGATCCTCTCCAGCGAGGTGGGCGTGCTGGATATTCCCGCCAGCGAAATCGTCCGCAAGGATCGCCTGCGCCCCGGCAAGATGCTTCTGGTAGACACCCAGAAAGGTGAACTGGTGGACGATGAGAAACTGAAGGACGATTACGCCAGCCGCCAGCCCTATGGCGAATGGCTGGACCGCAACCTGGTCAATCTGTCCTCCCTGAAAGTGCCCAACAAGCGCGCGCCCATCTACGACAAGGAACAGCTGGTCCAGCTGCAGAAGGCCTTCGGCTACCGGTACGAAGATGTCTCTACCATCATTCTACCGATGGCGAAGAACGGCGGCGAACCGGCCGGCGCCATGGGCAGCGATACACCTCTGGCTGTGCTGAGCCACACCCGGCCTTCTTTGTTTGAGTACTTCAAACAGATGTTTGCCCAGGTCACCAACCCGCCCATCGATGCCCTGCGTGAGAAGATCGTCACTTCCACCACCGTCTATGTAGGCGCCCAGGGCAATCTGCTGGAGGAAGAGGCCGACAACTGCAAGGTCCTCAAGATCGACAATCCCATCCTTACCGAGACCGACCTGCTCAAGATCAAATCCATGAACGTGCCTGGCTTCAAGGTCGAGACACTGTCCATCTGCTACTACAAGAACACCGACCTGGAGAAAGCCATTGAGCGTCTCTTCGTGGATGTCGACCGCGCCTACCGCGACGGCGCCAACATCCTGATTCTCTCCGACCGTGAGATCGACGAATACCATGTGGCCATTCCCAGCCTGCTGGCGGTGGGTGCCGTGAGCAAATATCTGGTCCGCACCCGCAAACGTACCGCCATGGCGCTGATTCTGGAGAGCGGCGAGCCCCGTCTGGTCCATGACTTTGCCACCCTGCTGGGCTATGGCGCCAGCGCCATCAACCCCTATCTGGCACAGCAGACCATCGGCAACCTCATCGACGAGGGTTTGCTTGACAAGGACTATTACGCCGCCGTGCAGGACTACAACAAGGCTGTTCTGGCCGGCATCGTGAAAATCGCCTCCAAGATGGGCATCTCCACCATCCAGTCCTACGCCGGCAGCCAGATCTTCGAGGCTCTGGGCCTGAGCAAGGAAGTGGTGGATAAATACTTCACCAACACCATCTCCCGTGTGGGCGGCATCACCATCCACGACATCCAGGACGACCTGGAAGCCCGCCATCAGGAAGCTTTCGACCCCTTGGGTCTGGACATCAACCGGGAGCTTCCCAGCCTGGGTGCCCACAAGTTCCGCAGCGGTCCCGCTGCCGAGCAGCATCTGTACAATCCCCAGACCATCCATCTGCTGCAGCAGGCCTGCTGGACCGGCAACTACGATACCTTCAAGCAGTACACCAAGGCCGTCGCCAACGAGGGCGGCGACGAGATGCATCTGCGCAGCCTGCTGGAGTTCAACTATCCTGAGCAGGGCATCCCGCTGGAGGAAGTGGAGAGCGTTGAGTCCATCGTCAAACGCTTCAAGACCGCAGCCATGAGCTACGGCGCCCTTTCCGAGGAAGCCCACGAATGCATGGCCATCGCCATGAACCGGCTGGGCGGCAAGTCCAACACCGGTGAAGGCGGCGAGGCCGAGGACCGCTACGGCACCGAGCGCAACTCCGCCATCAAGCAGGTGGCATCCGCCCGTTTCGGCGTGACCAGCAAATACCTGGTCTCCGCCAGCGAGATTCAGATCAAAATGGCCCAGGGTGCCAAGCCCGGCGAGGGCGGCCAGCTGCCCGGTGGCAAGGTCTACCCCTGGGTTGCCAAAACCCGCAACTCTACCACCGGTGTGGGCCTGATCTCTCCCCCGCCGCACCACGACGTTTACTCCATCGAGGACCTTGCCCAGCTGATCTACGACCTGAAATGCGCCAACCGCAAGGCTGCCATCAATGTCAAGCTGGTCAGTGAGGCCGGTGTCGGCACCATCGCCGCCGGTGTGGCCAAGGCCGGTGCCGAAGTCATCCTGATCTCCGGCTTTGACGGCGGTACCGGTGCGGCCCCCCGCAACTCCATCCACAACGCCGGCCTGCCCTGGGAGCTGGGTATTGCAGAGGCTCACCAGTGCCTGATCATGAACGGCCTGCGCAGCCGCGTCCGCATCGAGGCCGACAGCAAGCTGATGAGCGGTCGCGATGTGGCTATCGCTGCTCTGCTGGGTGCCGAGGAATTCGGTTTCGGCACCGGTCCCTTGGTCGTCATGGGCTGCGTGATGATGCGTGTCTGCAATCTGGACACCTGCCCCATGGGTATCTGCACCCAGAACCCCGAGCTGCGCAAGCGGTTCAAGGGCAAGCCGGAATACGTCATGAACTTCATGCGTTTCATGGCAGAAGAACTGCGGGAATACATGGCAAAACTCGGCGTGCATACCGTGGATGAGCTGGTCGGCCGTACCGATCTGCTGAAGGTCAAGGCTGTGCCCGCCGGCTCCCGTGCCAGCGAACTGGATCTGAGCGCTCTGCTCAGCAATCCTCTGGTTCCCGACACCAACATCCACTTCGACCCCAAAGCGGTCTACAACTTCGGTTTGGAAAAGACCCCTGATATGCGGGTGCTCATGAAGAAGTTCAAGAAATCCTTCGACATGGCAGAACCCAAGCCGATGACCGTCACCCTGGATGTGGGCAACACCGATCGTGCTTTCGGCACCATCTTCGGCAGTGAGATCACCGCCAAGTTCGGCAATACCCTACCCGACGACACTTTCCATGTGCTCTGCCACGGCTACGGCGGTCAGAGCTTCGGTGCCTTCCTGCCCAAAGGTCTGACCCTGGAGCTGGTCGGCGACTCCAACGACTATATGGGCAAAGGCTTGAGCGGCGGCAAACTCATCGTTTACCCGCCCCAGGACGCCTCCTTTGACCGCAGCGAGAACATCGTCATCGGCAACGTGGCGCTGTACGGTGCTACCGGCGGCAAAGCCTTCATCAACGGCGTGGCCGGCGAACGCTTCTGCGTGCGCAACTCCGGCGCCACCGCTGTGGTGGAGGGCGTGGGTGATCACGGCTGCGAGTATATGACCGGCGGCACCGTGGTCGTGCTGGGCAAAACCGGCAAAAACTTCGCGGCCGGCATGAGCGGCGGTATCGCCTACGTGCTGGACGAGGACTGGGACTTCTACAAGCGCGTCAACAAGGACATGGTCAGCCTGGAGCCGGTGGAGCACAAGTACGATGTTTCGCTGCTGAAGGATCTGATCCGCGAGCATGTGGAACTGACCGGTTCGCCCCGCGGCAAGGAAATTCTGGAGAACTTCGGTGAATATCTGCCCAAGTTCAAGAAGGTCCTGCCCCATGACTACGACAAGATGCTGCGGCTGATCGCCCAGATGGAAGAGAAGGGCGAAGACAGTGAGCAGGCCCAGATCGAAGCATTCTACGCAATGAAAAACGCCAAGTAA
- a CDS encoding Mrp/NBP35 family ATP-binding protein has product MSEECTHDCSTCSANCDHRAPQHEPPHPRSHIQKVIGVVSGKGGVGKSMTSAMLAVAMRRLGYKAGILDADITGPSIPRLFGVKGPATGDGESINPIASRTGIEIMSINLLLDDPEAPVVWRGPVIAGAVKQFWQEVVWDVDFLFVDMPPGTGDVPLTVFQTLPVDGIIIVSSPQELVGMIVGKAVQMAKMMNVPILGLVENMSYAVCPDCGKHINVFGDSHVDEIAGKYQLPVLAKMPIDPELSKEADAGMIEMYAGDFLNGAADAVAKLIK; this is encoded by the coding sequence ATGAGTGAAGAATGTACCCACGATTGCAGCACCTGCAGTGCGAATTGTGATCATCGTGCCCCGCAGCATGAGCCGCCCCACCCGAGAAGCCATATCCAAAAGGTCATCGGCGTTGTGTCCGGCAAGGGCGGCGTCGGCAAGAGCATGACCAGCGCCATGCTGGCCGTCGCCATGCGCCGCCTTGGCTACAAGGCCGGCATTCTGGACGCCGACATCACCGGTCCCTCTATCCCCCGCCTGTTCGGGGTAAAAGGTCCGGCTACCGGCGACGGCGAATCCATCAACCCCATTGCCAGCCGTACCGGCATCGAGATCATGAGCATCAATCTGCTGCTGGATGATCCCGAAGCCCCGGTGGTCTGGCGCGGCCCCGTTATTGCAGGCGCCGTCAAGCAGTTCTGGCAGGAAGTGGTATGGGATGTGGATTTCCTGTTTGTGGACATGCCTCCGGGAACCGGTGACGTGCCGCTGACCGTCTTCCAGACGCTGCCGGTGGACGGCATCATCATCGTGTCCAGCCCCCAGGAACTGGTGGGCATGATCGTCGGCAAGGCCGTACAGATGGCCAAGATGATGAACGTGCCGATCCTGGGCCTGGTGGAAAACATGAGCTACGCCGTCTGCCCCGACTGCGGCAAGCATATCAACGTGTTTGGCGACAGCCATGTGGACGAGATTGCCGGCAAGTATCAGCTGCCCGTTCTGGCCAAGATGCCCATCGATCCCGAACTTTCCAAAGAGGCGGACGCCGGTATGATCGAAATGTACGCCGGCGACTTTTTGAACGGTGCTGCCGATGCCGTGGCGAAGTTAATTAAGTGA
- a CDS encoding purine-nucleoside phosphorylase: MKEVDTAATYLREHLPFAPDLALVLGSGLGGLAQEIEDAVVIPYREVPGFPISTAPGHAGQFVAGRLGGKNVLCMQGRFHYYEGHEMSAIALPVRVFKALGCTALVLTNAAGGVNWDFNVGDFMLITDHINFMGANPLRGANDDSIGPRFCDMTHVYAPELQEVALKVAAEQNLVLQKGVYLGYMGPSFETPAEIRAFRTLGADAVGMSTVPEAIAASHCGLPVLGLSLITNMAAGMAGKRLSGDEVIEIANQRGAVFQQLVRGIVEAM; this comes from the coding sequence ATGAAAGAAGTCGATACCGCTGCCACCTATCTGCGCGAGCATCTGCCCTTTGCCCCCGACCTGGCCCTGGTGCTGGGTTCCGGCCTGGGCGGTCTGGCACAAGAGATTGAGGACGCCGTCGTCATCCCCTACCGGGAGGTACCGGGCTTTCCCATCTCCACTGCGCCGGGCCATGCCGGACAGTTTGTCGCCGGACGGCTGGGCGGGAAAAATGTGCTTTGCATGCAGGGACGTTTCCATTACTACGAAGGCCACGAGATGAGTGCCATTGCACTGCCCGTGCGGGTATTCAAAGCGCTGGGATGTACTGCCCTGGTGCTGACCAACGCCGCCGGCGGCGTGAACTGGGATTTCAACGTGGGCGATTTCATGCTCATCACCGACCATATCAATTTTATGGGCGCCAACCCGCTGCGCGGCGCCAACGATGACAGTATCGGCCCGCGCTTCTGCGATATGACCCATGTCTATGCCCCGGAACTGCAGGAAGTCGCGCTGAAAGTTGCCGCCGAACAGAACCTGGTCCTGCAGAAGGGCGTATATCTGGGCTATATGGGCCCCAGCTTTGAGACCCCCGCCGAGATCCGCGCTTTCCGGACCCTTGGTGCCGATGCCGTGGGCATGAGCACCGTCCCCGAAGCCATCGCCGCCAGCCACTGCGGGCTGCCCGTGCTGGGGCTCAGCCTGATTACCAATATGGCTGCCGGCATGGCGGGAAAGCGGCTGTCCGGCGACGAGGTTATCGAGATCGCCAACCAGCGCGGTGCCGTGTTCCAGCAGCTGGTGCGCGGCATTGTCGAGGCAATGTAA